A stretch of DNA from Clostridium sp. JN-9:
GGTTTAAGTGAGCTAATGGATATGATAATCAAAAAAATATTTAACAATTATGTTAAATGCCAAATGCTTATACCTTATGATAAAGGAGGCATAATTTCATATTTAAGTGAAAATGCAAATATCATAAATACAAGCTATGTTAAGGATGGAACTAAACTGGAATTAGAGTGCAAAGCAGCAGACTTTCAAAGATTTAAAAATTATTCTATAGTCCAAAAATAAATTAAAGTGAAAATTTGGGACAGCTGTTATTAAGCCAGGTAGCATTCGTAATTTGTCGAATGCTACCAGGCAGCACCCGATATTTGTCATTTAGTAAAATGATATTATCATACCGCCCTTTCCTGCATATGTGCTCATAGTTGCTCCCATGTCATTGATAATAATATCTTTAGGATGAAACCTGTTAATGATTTCATTTCTTATATATTCAACATCTGCAAGATTGTCCACATGAGTAATTCCAAAAACAGTATCTGAAAAATCTTTTTTTCTTTCACCTATCACGTTCAGCACTTTATTTAAAAACTTTTTCTTTCCTCGGGTTTTTCCAATTAGAACTACTTTGCCATGCACTCCCTGAAGTAGTATTTTTAAATTTAGTATTTTAGCTATGGAGCCTTGAAATCTGCTCAGCCTTCCACCCTTAACGATATTCTCAAGTGTATTAAGAAGTATAAGGATATTCATGCTTTTTAAACATGAATTAAGTTCATTTACAATTTCATTAACATTTAAACCTTTCAAAGCCAGTTCAGCGGCCTTAAGTATTAAAATACCATGTCCAAGTGATCCTGCCAGGGTATCAAAAACTGTTACAGATAAATCGCACATACCCTTACCCACACAAGCCGACTGATATGTACCGCTTAAGCCGGATGAAATGGTTAAGCAGAGTATTTCATCATCTTTTGAAAACTGTTTAAAAGCATTTGCAAAGGCTAATGGTGAGGGCTGTGAAGTCTTTGGAATTTCATCAGAAGAAAACATTTTATTAAAGAATTCTTTAGATGTAATATTTTTCCCCTCCTTAAATTCTTTGCCTTGTATATATATGTTCAAAGG
This window harbors:
- a CDS encoding DegV family protein; protein product: MVRLVTDSSADLPEEFLKKYHIAVVPLNIYIQGKEFKEGKNITSKEFFNKMFSSDEIPKTSQPSPLAFANAFKQFSKDDEILCLTISSGLSGTYQSACVGKGMCDLSVTVFDTLAGSLGHGILILKAAELALKGLNVNEIVNELNSCLKSMNILILLNTLENIVKGGRLSRFQGSIAKILNLKILLQGVHGKVVLIGKTRGKKKFLNKVLNVIGERKKDFSDTVFGITHVDNLADVEYIRNEIINRFHPKDIIINDMGATMSTYAGKGGMIISFY